TGGTGATCATCAACGAAGGTAAGGTGGTGGTGGAAGACACGGTGGAAAATTTGACCAACCGCATGCATGGCGTACAGCGCATTACCCTGCAGGTCGAAGGTACGGAAGAGGCCATTAAGCAGGCGTTGCAGCCCATTTCCGATATTCAGAAATTAGAATTCAACAGCAAAGGGAAAGACATCCGCGAAGTAATTGTAGAAACGCCCAATGACGTTCGCAAAGAGCTGGCTAAGGCCATTGTGAACAGTGGGCTTGGCCTGCTGGAGCTTTCCACCGAACGCTTTACGCTTGAGGAAATCTTCTTGCATTTGACGACCAAAGAGGAGGTGGCCTGAAAATGAGAGCGACATTAGCCATATTTCAAAAAGAATTCAAATCCTTTTTCTATTCGCCGATTGCTTATGTGATTTTGGCGCTATTTACGGCCTTAACCGGTGTGTTCTTTTACCTGTACCTTTCCAGTTTTGTGGAAGCGGCTTTTATGGACACCATCAGGGCGCAGCAATTCCGCGTGGCGCCGCAAAAATTCAATGTGAATTTAATGCTCATTCGGCCCTACTTCTGGAACATTGCCTTGATTTCGCTTTTTACATTGCCAACCATTACCATGCGGCTGTTCTCAGAAGAAAAACGGCTGGGCACGGTGGAGTTGTTGTACACCACGCCCATTACGCCCTTGCAGATCGTTCTTGGCAAGTTTCTGGCCGGCGTGGCCTTTTACATCGTTCTTTTACTGCCTACCATGTTTTTTCAGGGACTGCTGTTCCTTTACGGCGATCCTGAATTTTTACCGGTGCTTTCCGGCTACATAGGTCTTATTTTGCTCGGCGCGGCATTCATTTCGGTGGGGCTTTTTATTTCGACCACCACCGAAAACCAGATTATCGCAGCCATTGGCGGTTTTGGCATGTCGCTGCTGCTCTGGGTTGTTGGCTGGGGAGCCAATTTTGCCGGGCCGACCTTAAAACCCATTCTCAACTACATTTCCATTATCAATCATTTTGAAGACTTTGCCCAGGGCGTAATTGACACCAGCCATCTGGCCTATTACATCCTGTTTGTGGCCGTCGGACTTTATTTCTCGCTAAAGATGGTTGAATCGGTTAAATGGCGAGCCTGATTTCAGGCGCAGGGAAGTTGGTGAAAATTAGAATGGAGAGACAGAACGATGAAAAAAATTGAAAATATATCCGGATTGGTGGGCATTCTGGCGTTGCTGGCCGCATTGATCTGGTATTCTATCAATCAGGTATGGCAGGCGTACCACTGGATTTTACTGGTCGTGGGCGTCGCCGGGCTGGGGTATTTTATCTTTAACTATTACAGGAACCGGCAAAAAAAGCTTTCCAGCCGGGCTTTAAAATACGGTTCCAATGTTACGCTGCAGATCATCGTGGTGCTGGCCATTGTTTCCATGCTGGCCTTTATTTCCACCCGTCGTCATGTGCGCTTCGACTGGACGCAAAACAAGTTGTTTAGCCTTTCGGATCAAACAGAGAAAATTCTGGATAATTTGAACAAAGATGTGAAACTGATGGCCTTTTTTAAAACTTCTGAACAAAATCGGGCCAGAGATTTACTGGATGAATACAACTACCGTTCTTCGCATTTGAGCTATGAGTTTGTGGATCCGGATGAGCGGCCGGAAATTGCCAAACAGTACGGCATTCGAAAATACGGCACCATTGTTGTGGAATGCGGTTTAAAACGCGAG
This sequence is a window from Caldithrix abyssi DSM 13497. Protein-coding genes within it:
- a CDS encoding ABC transporter permease, coding for MRATLAIFQKEFKSFFYSPIAYVILALFTALTGVFFYLYLSSFVEAAFMDTIRAQQFRVAPQKFNVNLMLIRPYFWNIALISLFTLPTITMRLFSEEKRLGTVELLYTTPITPLQIVLGKFLAGVAFYIVLLLPTMFFQGLLFLYGDPEFLPVLSGYIGLILLGAAFISVGLFISTTTENQIIAAIGGFGMSLLLWVVGWGANFAGPTLKPILNYISIINHFEDFAQGVIDTSHLAYYILFVAVGLYFSLKMVESVKWRA